One Nostoc sp. UHCC 0302 DNA window includes the following coding sequences:
- a CDS encoding diguanylate cyclase, which translates to MKATFQGNQSLVLIVDDEVFNREVLRLFLEQEGYRIAEAKNGIEALTAFHQLHPDLVLLDAMMPGMDGFECCSLMLSVEESKYTPVLMITVLEDKESVDRAFKVGATDYMIKPIHWPVLRQRLRCLIQQSQLHRKFEAANLEVQRLATVATIDFLTQVANRRWFEEYLDQQWRQMARERQPLSLMLCDVDFFKSYNDTYGHLMGDHALIEIARAIKDMVQRPADLVARFGGEEFAVILINTDALGATYIAQKITVALRTLAIPHRNSQVSSYVTISIGLATIIPEPNSDFEEIIAAADQALYQAKAAGRDRFIHSQLQTKNPEFRHILEVAKQFALDVQQDRKKAQQVMQKAQQVRAEAQQVMEKAQQVRAEAEQVMKKTQQVRKKLQQF; encoded by the coding sequence ATGAAAGCTACTTTTCAAGGAAACCAATCTTTAGTTCTCATTGTTGATGATGAAGTATTTAATCGGGAAGTACTACGGCTTTTCTTAGAGCAGGAAGGATATCGAATAGCGGAAGCCAAAAATGGCATAGAGGCCTTAACTGCTTTTCATCAGCTGCATCCCGATTTAGTACTCCTTGACGCTATGATGCCAGGTATGGATGGGTTTGAGTGTTGCTCTTTGATGCTGTCTGTTGAAGAAAGCAAATACACTCCAGTTTTAATGATTACAGTCCTTGAGGATAAAGAGTCAGTTGACCGTGCATTTAAAGTAGGCGCAACAGATTATATGATCAAACCGATTCACTGGCCAGTTTTACGTCAACGGTTAAGATGCTTAATTCAGCAATCCCAGCTACATCGAAAATTCGAAGCCGCTAACCTAGAAGTGCAGCGATTGGCTACTGTAGCTACTATCGATTTCTTAACTCAAGTAGCTAACCGCCGATGGTTTGAAGAGTATCTTGACCAGCAATGGCGGCAAATGGCACGGGAACGACAACCTCTTTCTTTAATGCTCTGCGATGTTGATTTTTTCAAATCTTACAACGATACTTATGGTCATTTAATGGGCGATCACGCTCTTATAGAAATTGCTAGAGCCATCAAAGATATGGTTCAACGTCCGGCTGATTTAGTTGCCCGTTTTGGTGGGGAAGAATTTGCGGTAATTTTAATTAATACAGATGCACTTGGTGCTACTTACATTGCACAGAAAATTACTGTTGCTTTACGAACACTGGCAATTCCTCATCGGAATTCACAAGTTAGTTCTTATGTAACCATAAGTATTGGGTTAGCAACAATAATTCCTGAGCCTAATTCTGATTTTGAAGAAATAATCGCTGCCGCTGACCAAGCATTATATCAAGCAAAGGCAGCAGGACGTGATCGCTTTATCCACAGTCAACTGCAAACTAAAAATCCAGAATTTAGGCACATTCTTGAAGTAGCAAAGCAGTTCGCCTTAGATGTGCAACAAGATAGGAAGAAAGCCCAGCAGGTTATGCAAAAAGCCCAGCAGGTTAGAGCAGAAGCCCAGCAGGTTATGGAAAAAGCCCAGCAGGTTAGAGCAGAAGCCGAACAGGTTATGAAGAAAACTCAACAGGTTAGGAAGAAACTTCAGCAGTTTTAA